A genomic stretch from Sulfurimonas sediminis includes:
- a CDS encoding Uma2 family endonuclease: MQAIDKNFFTWNDYVTWEGRWELIDGEAYDMSPVPYPKHQRLVLNIARELAGTLDCKECEVYISPVDWKIDEYNVVQPDVALFCEEPKEQYFSKTPPLVVEVLSKSTAKKDINEKFFLYEKNGVKFYMLVEPNSEIVDIFELKNGKYEFQKKLTCNDSYAFELDKCSLSVDFNNVF; the protein is encoded by the coding sequence ATGCAAGCCATAGATAAAAACTTTTTCACATGGAATGATTATGTCACCTGGGAAGGCAGATGGGAGCTTATAGATGGAGAAGCATACGATATGTCTCCGGTACCTTATCCAAAACATCAGAGATTAGTTTTAAATATCGCACGAGAATTAGCAGGAACGCTGGATTGTAAAGAGTGTGAAGTTTATATATCACCGGTTGACTGGAAAATAGATGAGTACAATGTCGTGCAGCCTGATGTGGCTCTGTTTTGTGAAGAACCAAAAGAGCAGTATTTTTCCAAAACGCCTCCCCTTGTTGTAGAAGTTCTTTCAAAATCAACAGCAAAAAAAGACATCAACGAAAAATTTTTCTTATATGAAAAAAACGGTGTAAAGTTTTATATGCTAGTGGAACCAAACAGTGAAATTGTCGATATTTTTGAGCTAAAAAACGGCAAATATGAGTTTCAAAAGAAGCTTACATGTAATGACAGCTATGCTTTTGAATTGGATAAATGCAGTTTGTCTGTCGATTTTAATAATGTTTTTTAA